The Peromyscus maniculatus bairdii isolate BWxNUB_F1_BW_parent chromosome 3, HU_Pman_BW_mat_3.1, whole genome shotgun sequence genome segment ACCAATTGTCAATAGTTTCTCATGAgctctgccatgctccctgctagaatgttgactggcttgatgctgtgatgtagatgtcccatttCTGGCTGAAGGCATCCACCTTCTTAAGAGCTTTAAGCCAGCAAaaaaagagcagagagaggatcCATTGAAAAAGGAAGTGGTGCAGCTTCCTTAGAGAGGCTCTTTACTTGGTGGAGACTGACCCAGAAACAGAATCTGAGAGTAAGGCCCTGCCCATCTCTCCTTTTGGGTATGGCAAAGAAGGGAAGTTCAAGAATGGCTACGATTGCTCTGATGGCTTCAGAGACCTCTTTCCAACAACACTGAGGTACAAGCCTTGGATGATGATGAGGATTTTAAGAAAAACTtgaaggaggatggagagatgactcaacagttaagatcACTTAATGCTTTTACTtcagcatggcagctcacatccatcTAAAAACTAGTTTCATGGTATCCCACACTCTCTTCTGATCACCAAGGACATCAGGCCCATATGTGGAACACAGGCATGCGTGCATGCACTCAAACAagcatatataaaaaataagaatgattAAATCTTTTCAAAACACTTGAAGATCTGGACAGGGATGCTCAGAGATTACTGACCACCCTGCAGTAAGAGGACAACAGAAGGACCAGTAAGTATATGTGTTTGCAAGGgcgagagcagaaagagaaaccaGGAGAGACAATAGAGTAGAGAGGAGAATATTTAGATTAGTGGTtgagggggaagaaagaagctGGTCTATTTTTAGTTAAAtcagagagatgaagaagagatGTGAGCATGAAGTAACTGTTTAGTCCTTGGTGTAAGATAAACCAACCCCAAAGTTTGAGACAAGGAACTAGGGTATGTTAAAGGTTCAATACCTTGTGGGTGTCTGTTGTTGACTGATAAATACTTAGCCCTATTGGTAGAAAGGGTCACTGTCAAAAGTACTAGAATGAAGTTTTTGTGCTCATTGGAATAAGGACTCAAATTAGAATTTTCAGACACTCTTATAGGAACAAAGTAAATTATAAATCTATATGATGCTAGCACCCTCTGCTGAATTGTGGCTGATGCTATTTATGACTACATAAGTTATAGGAAAAAAGAACAATAGATTTAATCCACACACCCCTTATCTATGCATTGGGAAAGGAAAATATCAGACATCAAGATTGGAAAGATCTTAACCATCATAAGTTTCAGTTGTTTCATTTTATAGACGAGCACCCCAAGACCTAGGCAGACCAAAGGACTCTGAGAAAGTAACATGGCTTGGTCCTTGGCATTGTAATCTGTGGCTCAActctttctaaattaaaaatgctttcttaTCTCAAACATGACTCTTCCTGTAACCTTCACAGTTAAGGTTGGAAAGGCATTGCTGACCCCCTTCCCCAGATCAGACAATGGCTATAGCTAACAGAGTGAAAAATCCCCCAAATTGAAATGAAATGCAGAACCTGGAacatttttgtttggctttgagaTTTTGGCTTCCCTATGAAAATGCTATTTAAATAAGCATATGTGTGTAGACTGACTCTCTTTTCTAAAGGGATTAAAATATCCAGGCATGCCAAACTTTGCACCAGACAAACCAGGAAGGATTTTCCTGATGGATCTGAATGAGCCAAACCCAAAGGCACAAGCACTGGAAATCAGTGACGGTTTTGACAAGGAGACACTGAATCCTCATGGGATCAGCACCTTCATTGACAAAGGTAAAACCCTAATGACTGAGACTAAGGGAGTGGGGGAAAGGGATTCAGCGTCCTTGTTAAGGGGAGAGGACAGGGGCTATCCTGTGTGCAATGTGTGCAATCTTTGCAAATTTGttaatgttttacacacacacacacacacacacacacacacacacacacaaactttaaaacatttttctaaagaagaatggataggagggatgggaggaaagtACTCTTCTTCTTATTTGACTTCCAGAACCTGTTTGAATACTTTTCAGAGAAATCAAACATGTAAACCAAAGgtcttttgaaaataataatgtaaCACTCAAAATCGTAgcataagggaaaaaaataaatttgaatcgTGGAAATTGAAACCATGATTTTTGTACCTAAAAATACCGTCAAGAAAGTAAAAACACCCAAAGAATGACAGATAATATctgcaaaataataatgatgatgatgatgatgatgatgatgatgatgatgtctggTTAAGAGCTTGTACCCagactctacacacacacacacacacacacacacacacacacacacacacgtgtagctagagttttcctgccttgcccacagtctggacaaatctttgtcacccgccagtcccacagctgctcagacccaaccaagtaaacacagagacttatattgcttacaaactgtatggctgtggcaggcttcttgctaactgttcttacagcttaaattaatccatttccataaatccataccttgccacgtggctcgtggcttaccggtgtcttcacatgctgcttgtcatggtggcggctggcagtgactccttccgccttcctgttctttcttttctcctctctgttagtcccacctatacttcctgcctagccactagccaatcagtgttttatttattgaccaatcagagcaatttgacatacagaccattctaCAGCATATATGTGTCTTACATATACATAGTCTTGCAGTTTGTCTTGGTTAGTATTCTATTATtgtgaaagacaccatgaccaaggcaagctgggaaggaaagaatttccttgtcttacacttccacatctgttcatcactgaaggcagTCAGAGAAAGAACTCAGACAGGaaaggaacctagaggcaggagctgatgcagaggccatggagaagtgctgcctactggcttatTCTTCATAGTtgatcagtctgctttcttatagaacctaggaccaccagcccatgttTGGTACTACTCACAATGAGCTGGGCTCTCCCTCataaattactaattaagaaaatgctgtgCAGCCAgaacttatggaggcattttctcaactgagattcattcatTTCCAATGACTCTAACTTAtggcaagttgacataaaactattgaGCACACAACTTAATACCCAAAAAAACAACCCCATTTAAACATGGACAGGTGTCTGAATAGACATTTGTcctataaaaatatacaaatgccCATTAAGATATTAAGAGATATTTGACATTTTTTAGCCACTTGAGAAATGTGAATCAAGTCAAAATAAGTCATTTCTTCATAACCACAAGATGACAATAATAAAAGAGACAAGAGGCTGGGTACCTGGATCAGTGGGTCACAACACTTGTTCTTCAAGCATAGGCACCCTAGTTTGAATCCTCAGCATCAACCTAAAAAGCCAAGTATGGCTATTTATTACTGAAACCCCAATACCGAGAGAGGAGATAGGTGGGTCCTCAGAGCTCACCAACCAACCATAGTAGCCAAAATAATGAGATTCCAGTtcagccagagaccctgtctcaaggcaattaggtagagagcaacagaggaagacactcagtgttATGCTCTAGCCTCCGTATCCACTCATGTGCATGCAGCtctcatatatacatgcagacatacacatgcatgagcgtgcgcatacacacacacatacacacacacacacacacacacacacacacacacacacgagacaagCAAAGATGTTGAGAAATTGGGCCCCTTTGCTGGTGAATTGTGAAATGGTGCAGCCACCTTGGGAAATCGTCTGTCAGTTTCAAGGATGGTGTTACTGTGTGACATGGCAGCTTCACTCACTCTGTGGTGTGTGATCAACAGAACTGGAAACACTTCCACACATACACTCCTACAcaaatgttcacagcagcatttctCCTAGTATCCACACACCCATTTCCTGATAAATAAGCAACATAATTTGTACAGAAGAGCATCATTTGGCAACAGGAAGAATGAGTTGGGGGTGCATGCTAGACAGATGCACCTTGGAAATGCTATGCTATGTGGAAGAATTCAGTCACTAAAGGGCACTAATTGTATGATTCCATCCATATGAAACATCCAGTAGGCAAAATTATACAGACAAAATGTAGACCAGTAGTcagcagaggctgggaagagggggaaatggagagaaacaacTTGACAGTGAGAGATTTCTTTGGGGGCTGATGCAAATATTCTGGAATTAGGTAGTGGTCATTACTGCACAAGAATATACCAAAACTCactaaattttacattttgcaaGACTGAATTTAATGACATATGACTCATATCTCGAGAAACTACCCCAGAAACAAATCATATTATTATTCACTCTCAAAATAACAATCTCTGATACATTTCGCTTGTATGTAGCCCATAATTCCAAACTAGTTTGAATTAAATATATGTGCGAGTCTATTGAGCACATGGGTACCATCGTATAAAGAGGgtgtctccctcctccagcattctttgtttctactttgctTACtagttatttctcttcttttcgtCTCTATGTATTTTCACCATAAAAGTGTACGTAACATGTTCCTTACTGGAATCTGAGAGTcaagaacagtgactgagacagacTAGGAACTGAGCAAACAGATGTTCAGTGAGCATGTGAATTTCGATACTGTGGGACAGGGCAGCTTATAAATACTCCATTTAACAAGATGGAGAAGCTGGAGTGGAGAGAAGTGGCAGGCAGAGCTGACTTGGCTTAGCAAATGGCTGCTTTAGAGCTAGAAGCCAGGTGGTTTCACTTATCTGTGTCTTTTATGGGGTAAAACTAGGGAATCACCATGTACTTAATCCCCCAAAACCTAACCTTCTTTGCCTGACACTGTGCTGGCTAATGCCTTCCATGAGAGTTGATGTAATGAAGTAGTCATATCAACCTACAGTATTTAACTGCATAGGATGTTAGAGTTAGGGTTATTAGCAGCTGGCATTCTAAGAtgggatcatttttttttttttggattaactGCCAGCCACATATGTAGGCTTCCAAAATTTTGATGTATTATGATTGACAGcccattttattcatttagtcCCCTTCCTTAATTAAGGGACTACTTCACCAGACCAAAACATTACACGGGGAATTGTCAGGATAGAGCAAGGAGGCAGAACAAAATTATCTTCAAAAAGCGTCTCTCTTCCATGGAAGGAAGATCCAGGAGAAGCATAAGAATGGGAAAACCAGGGCAGAATGAATGATTACCATATTGCATCCCACAAAATGTCTGTTTGTTTAGGGCCTGAAATCCAACCTATGTCCTGTTGCCAAAGGCTGGGCCCTGTAACAGCAAGATCAGACCAAAGGAGAGATTTGCCTGTGTGGGGAGTAGCTCCCCATAATTTGCTTCAAACAGCTCAATGTGTTCAGGGGCCCTGAGTGTAAATGTCGCATGTCAGGACTCAGACTTGCTCCATTACATGTTTGGTATCTACATGAAGGGGgtgaagagcaacaaatgctgaACAGGTTCCACAGCGAGAGGATCGGAGCAGTCTTAAAAACTCAGATCTACCCCTTCTGATAAGTCAGGAAAGGTCGCTGCTTTCAATTTCACAGCAGTTAACATTCCAGAGtgaaaacaggaaggtggggaCATTTTTGAGGCTGATAATTCCCAGAATTAGCTGGTTTGTTTCCTTTGGCATATTTACCTTACATGTCCACTGAGTCCACCAAGTTGTTACTCAACCTCAGGTATTTGACTAGAGCTAGAAGTTCATTGTGTAGTTGGGAAataactattatttattttaaagcagtCACATGCACAGAGATTTCTTGAACTTCTGTTGGCATGTGGACATCTGTGACACACCCCAAATTTTCTCAGTAGAGATTAGCTTGCTTTCAGACACTGAAAGGGAAACTATAGGTGTTTACTTCCGTTATAATTCTGTATCTTCTCCTCTGAGGGTATGCTGGTGAGGCTGAGAAGACCATTGCAGAAACATCCATGTTTTGCTCTGTGTCTTGGTGTTGGTAAAATCACTGGGTTACCCCACCCCTCATTTGAATTTCAATTCTTCAAAGACAGAAGAATCTAGCATTGGTGTTAATGACCCATCTGATGGACATGCAAAACGCCTAAAGGAAGCCATTGCACAGTAGTACATGTCTATATAGTCCCAACCACTCAGATCTGGAGCCTAGAAGTTCAAGATAAGTCTGTgtaacatagcaagaccccatcttAAGAATAAACCAAAGCCTTGGGAGATGATCAGGGTTTTAAAGAAGTCTAATAATGGTTGTAAGAAAAGTAAACTTCTTGGAAATTACATCTTCCTTTGAAAttgtacccacccacccccatttagACAACACTGTGTATCTTTATGTCGTGAATCATCCTCACATGGATTCCACTGTGGAGATATTTAAATTTGAAGAACAGCAACGTTCTCTCATCCACCTGAAAACTATAAAACACGAACTTCTCAAGAGGTATGGAATTAAAGCCTGTGGGCTTCTATTCACTTCACACCGCTGCTGTGCGCATCGTTAGCTTTGGTTCCGCAGCAGGCATATTCTCATAACTTTTGTTTTCCTCTGAAGCTTTCCAGAGCTTCCCTGGGTGGGACCTCAGTAGAAACTGCTGTGCTCAGTATTGAATGTCTCTATACTTTGCAACTTCTTGAGAGCTCTTTAATCCTATAAAGGTGCTCAATTAGATTCTCAGCTCTTATTTCAACCTCTTTGCTACAGCAACTCAATACTGGGCTCTGTTTAAACGCCTACTCCCTCTCCTAGTCGTCCAGGTAGGTTGTGTTCTCCAAGCCTTACCCACTGGGTGTTAGAACCAACCTCCAGATGGTTTATTTTTTTGTacccaattttttaaaagaagatttgataaaaaaaaatcaaacaaacaaaccgtgGGCACTTATAAAAATTACCCTTATTAAATGTTGACTGTGTACCAAGTGCTATGTCAAAATGCTTTAACTGAATTTTCACATAGCATTTAGTAACaagaaagaggaaactgagtctcataGAAGTTGTGGGCCAGGTAGGTTGCCTGATTCAGTTTGTGATTGGCAGGTAAGCTTGGGTCTATTGGAGTTACAAACTGAGTTCTTAATTTGCAATGATCAATATCATTCTTACTggatttagaaaattaaaatttttagtgGATAGTCAATTTTAGGTCTTAAACAATAAAGAGTTTTTCTATTATGAAGTGAGCATATCACCAGGTTCTGTTCTGAGTCACAGTGGATCAGAACCTCACAGAATTTCTGGGGAATGCAAAAGTCACTTAAGTTGTGCCTCCATTTCACAGTAAAATGAAGATTTTCCTTGTTGACTGGACTTACCTCAGTGGTGAATTATGAGGCTCATATACCTCACAGGAGGAATCCTAGAAAACAGCCCTTATGGGAAAACATTATGAGAATGTTCAATCCTAGAAAACTTAAGTCAGATCAGCCTTAAGTAAAGAAAGGGGAATGTGATGAGTTGAATTGGGTCctacaaaactataaaatatttcccAAGTCATCCAGCATTcacttttctaaaattttaaataaaaatgtatgtttaaatCCCTACCACACAAacctcagaatgtgaccttaCTTAGAAAAATACCTGCAGAGGTAATTGAAGACAAAGCTTTACTTTGTATTATAACGTACGATGTATTCTTAATCCAGTAAGAAGGCAGAGGGATACAGAAGACCGGCACCCAATCATGGATACCATACCCACACTGGAGCGAGAGATCTCCAAGTCAGTGAATGCTACCTTGATCTGGAAAAGTCAAAACCCAGGTCTTTCCACAGAAACTTGGGAACCTGGCTCTGCTAAAATGACTGGGCTAACGGCTTGATTCCATACTCTTACTCCGTAAACTGTGTTATAATAACTTTTGCTGTTTTAATCCGTACAGTTGATGGTAGCTTGTTAAGACCTATCCAGAAAACACTTACATGGGGAAACTGTGGAAATGCTTTGTCAAGTCAGTCGTTACTAAGCGCAGTTAAGACACAGCTCAAAATCATGGAGTTACCCTGAAGAGGCAACATCAGCCTCATTTCATAATGATCTGACCCCgacaagaaagagagaagagtttATCCCAcaacctcctctcctctcagtcaaAGGTGACCCAGGGGGCCTTCTCACCCTTACCCTGCCCACTTGTGTGTGAGCAAGTCAAACTGGGTGCTATCCTGTGTTTTGACAGCAGCAAGTCTGTGGTGGGAGACAAGGTACAGGATAAGGTGCCGCGAAGAGGCACCTGTGGGAAATCTGTCAGGACAGGATGAATTTGCTTCTACTTGGCAGTGGAAAGAGGCAGATGAGGCAGTGAGGCTCTAAGTTGGAGCTTGAGAGGAACCATGACACACACATTGAGCAGCAAGTACAAAGGACAAAACAGAGTGCCACAGGAGGAAACAAAGGGAATGTAATGCAGGGCACCAGGCAAGCCTTTAATGTTACAGTGTCACTAGAGATCTCTTGGAAGAAGGAGCACTCCGGACAAGCCAGGGAGGATGAACAGGCCAGTGACAAGGGATACTGCATGAAAATTACAAATATTCCCTTTCCTCGTCCAGATTTCCcttctctaaaattttatttctttaaaacaaaacaaaatgcttcaGGTGTCAGAGATGGCATAGTGGGTTAAGGTGCTTGCCAGCAAGCCTAACAGAGTGAGGTTGATCTCTGGCTGTgcattgtggaaggagaggatggaCTCCAGCAAACTGCTCTTCGATCTCTGCACATGCACTGTAGCAGATGTGCTATAGAGCTCTcggatgtgtacacacacacacacacacacacacacacacacacacacacataattaaatgtaaaatacccttcatatttctttttaattttcaagtcacattttttcttttccaaaatacaGGTGTTTATGACTCATTATTTGTATTATAACACTAATTACTttcttaaaataaagaacaagaaggctgggtgtggcacatgcctttaatgccagtgctcaggaggcagcagcaggcagatctctgagttcaaggccagcctggtctatagagtgagtttgaggatagccaaggctgttacacagagaaacccaaaaatgagaaacaaaacaacaacaagaaagaacaaaagaaaaagtatcaCCCGTTATCCTACCTGCTTAGAGAAAACATAAATGTCAAGATAGACTTGGTTAAGCTATAATGACAGGAAGGAATGCCTATGGGTCAAAGCTGTGTGGTTTTCTTCTATTTCCTCACTCAAGCTCCATGTGTTGATCAGGACCTAGTGTCATATCATCCTCACTTAGGGTCTTAGGAGGACCACAATAGTACACCCTCGGAAAAATTGCTTGTTCCCATGAAAACACAATGGATCACTCATTGATTCTCCAAGCCTTTCATTAAAAAGCCACACGTGGGgcctgggaaaatggctcagtcagtaaaatgcttatCTTATAAGCataaggactggagtttgattctcagaactcatgtaaaaaaaaatagctggacatggtagcatgtgcttataatcccagtgttggggaagcagagacaggtagatccttggGGCTTACTGGTcaaccagcctagcctatttGAGGAGTTCCAGACCAACAAGAAGCCTCAATAATCAAGGTAGATACACGAAGTTAACCTCTGGTCTGCCTTCTTCAGACACACATCACACGTGTgaatatgcacacaaatatacacaaacaaaagaagccatatacatatcctttctttttttggttaaAACAAGTCATATGACAGGCTTAACTTTAAGAATTAAGTCTAATTCTAGAGGAAAAACAAAGATAATATATCTGTCACAGTAAGCCATCATAACATCCACAAGTCTAGAGTTTGTTAGTATACACAttcattttttacttaaaataataaatagccCAAAGAAAACATGTGAAAGTAAAATCAGAATGTTTTATGGAATTAGTTAATTCATTTTAGAGCCTATCATTTAAAACTGGTGATCATGGTGATCTAGATGAATCTTAGTGGCTGTGTCAATAATCAAAACATTCAAATATCTTATGAgtttctccccctcctttttttttctagtgtgaATGACATTGTGGTTCTTGGGCCAGAGCAGTTCTATGCTACAAGAGACCACTACTTCACCAGCTACTTCTTGGTACTTCTGGAGATGATCATGGACTTTCACTGGACTTATGTTCTTTTCTACAGCCCAAGAGAGGTCAAAGTAGTAGCCCAAGGATTTAGTTCTGCCAATGGAATCACAGTCTCACTAGACCAGAAGTATGTGCTTTCAGAATGGTTCTGCCCTTTGTCCTCAACAATGAAGAGCTCCTTCAAGAGCTCCCTGAGGTGCAAGCAGTCAGTATGTGGGAGGAGGGCTCAGGTGTTAAGAAATATGTGATCCTAAAAACTATTTGTTCTCTTGAATGTCAAGTCCACTCCAGAAAAAGAGAGACTCAAAAATATGATCTTTGTTCTAAATTCTTAGAACATTCTTTTCCAACATTCTTTATAAAAGCAGGATGAATATATCTTTGCCCCTTATAAGCCCAGAAGGTATTTAACCACATAATATAATGCTGTATTGACTAAAAGCTCttaggagagagagaaacctgcCTTGTACATGTGATGGTACAATTGGCAGACTTAGGATAATTCCATGACTGCTTTTAAGAAGCACAAAAATAttgtggataatctttttgtacactgtaaagatacATCTTTCTCaagacaccttctgattggtttaataaagagctgaatggccaatagctaggcaggagaagataGGTGGAATttccccagagagagaggaagggagggagggggagaggaggaggaatctaggggCAGATTTCACCAGCAGACTCGGAGATAGTCAGACGTGCCATACTGAGGAGAGGTTACAGAACCATGTGGCAGAACGTGGATTAGAAAATATggattaattaagttataagagctagttggaaaccagcctaagctaagaccaagttttcataatcaatactaagtctccatgtcatcatTAGGGGACTGGTGATCCAAAGATATTcagacaagaaagcttgctacatgaAATTTTACCAGAGGATGTCCTggaaaaatagttaaaatttaaaGACTTTTAAAGCAGAGATATACTATAAATAACAACATTTAGATTTGAGATCATGAATAGAAATGCCTTTAGGCTGcatatagtggtgcatgcctttaatgccagaacttgggaggcagaggtaggaggatatctgtgattttgaggccaacctggtctacctagtgagttccaggacagccaaagctacatagtgggaccctttctcaaaacaaaacaaaacaaaacaaaactgacaacaaaaaagaaaatgcctgtaGACATTCTTCCTGTTTTGAAAGCACAGTGTGACTGAGCTCCGTGGCCATCCCACTGTTATTTCAAGCTCTAAGTTTGGAAGTGCAGACTCTTTAGTCCTGGAAGGATGTTCTTACCTCattcaattgaaaaaaatatataactcCTAAGTAATGAGATTGAGTCTATATGTCATCTATAATACTACCTTTCACTTCATGGTCCCATTTCACATTAAAAGcctatagaacatttcactaaTATTACAAGTACCACCCTGTTATCTTCTTTTATGGTATTGTAGAAAGAGCTCACAGTAGTACTTCAAACCAACTTGAATTTTTGTATTTGTTCTCCAAAAAGAAGACTGTATCGTATTTCATTACTACTTGCTAACACTGTTACTTATTTACAGGTATGTCTATGTAGCTGATGTAATAGCTAAGAACATTCACATAATGAAAAAACATGATAATTGGGATTTAACTCAAGTGAAGGTAAGCGTTCCCCAGCCAAGCCGCACATAAGTCTCATATTTAACCCATAAAATGTTCTTAAGGATCCACGGCTATTTACATGTTTAGAGTGCAATCATAAAGCCCCCTAAATATACCAATGTCCAGTACCAGGAAAAACTGGtaggagggagggcagagaacaTTGAGATAATGTTCTCACTACTTCCTCTTTGTTTAAGGTCATTCAACTAGGCACCTTAGTGGATAACTTGACTGTGGACCCTGCCACGGGAGATATTTTGGCAGGATGCCATCCTAACCCCATGAAGCTATTGACCTACAACCCTGAGGACCCTCCAGGGTCAGAAGTAAGTACTGATACTTGAGCTCACAGGCAAGTCTGCAAGACTGGAAATTTGCTAAGGTGATGTTGAGGGGATTTATGTGGGTCACATTTATGTTCCAGAACGGAACAAAACGTTTATATAAAAAAGTAGAGATAGTGGCAGTTTGAAGAGATGGGGTTCCTAAGTTTTTTAAGCCATCGGGGGCTAATGTAATATCACTGCCAGACAGCAGGTCGTAACTTGGAAAGGATTTTCTTTGCTATTTGAGAGTAATGAGGAAAGATGAGCATGAGAGTTGATGTTGACATAGATGgccctactgtgtttccaatagaaTACAAGCTCTGAGAAGCAGTTGCAGTGGAGACATGCATAGAACTGTCTCTGTTCATACCACTGAGTACACAGCCCACACAAAGGGTTTGAATGATTGGAGACTCTGAAGATGAATTTTTGTTCTTGGCTTCTAATAGAAATGCTAGTATTCAAGAGTAATTTCTTTTAAAGGTTTCTTAATTTAAAAGTATATCTTCTAAAGTAAAAACTATTGAATTATCTATAGCATTTAAACCAATTGCATAAGACACTGCATTTTCTATGACATTGAATTTAAtactaataataaatttaaaaattccattgAATTTAACTACAACTACAAATTCTTTCACATATACTTGGAAAGACTTATTTGCTGATGTTCACATTTTGCCAGATATTGTTCTAATGCTTGGGCtatatcagaaaataaaacacacattggCTGGtgagatgattaaaaaaaaaaaaatacttgccatgcaagactgatgacccgagttcgatCCTTGGTCCCACCACGTAAGGAGAACCAACTgctgaaagttatcctctgacctccacaagtgatGTGGCCTGTGGGTGCCTGCACTTGTACACTCGTctgctcacacaaacacacatgctcgctaaaaaataaacagtaaaataaaactttaaacaaacattaaaaaatacatgCAAGGCCCCTGTTCTTAGGGGACAGAAGGCCAGACACTAACTGAACATATAAGTTCATTTACGAAAGGAATTGTATAAGTTACACAGACAGTCAGTTGTGTAGGAAAAACAGCGTAG includes the following:
- the Pon3 gene encoding serum paraoxonase/lactonase 3 isoform X2; its protein translation is MPNFAPDKPGRIFLMDLNEPNPKAQALEISDGFDKETLNPHGISTFIDKDNTVYLYVVNHPHMDSTVEIFKFEEQQRSLIHLKTIKHELLKSVNDIVVLGPEQFYATRDHYFTSYFLVLLEMIMDFHWTYVLFYSPREVKVVAQGFSSANGITVSLDQKYVYVADVIAKNIHIMKKHDNWDLTQVKVIQLGTLVDNLTVDPATGDILAGCHPNPMKLLTYNPEDPPGSEVLRIQDALSDNPRVSTLYANDGSVLQASTVASVYREKMLIGTVFHKALYCEL
- the Pon3 gene encoding serum paraoxonase/lactonase 3 isoform X1 — encoded protein: MGKLVVLTVLGASLALIGERLLTFRERVATSREIKSTAPKNCHLIEGLENGSEDIDILPSGLAFISTGLKYPGMPNFAPDKPGRIFLMDLNEPNPKAQALEISDGFDKETLNPHGISTFIDKDNTVYLYVVNHPHMDSTVEIFKFEEQQRSLIHLKTIKHELLKSVNDIVVLGPEQFYATRDHYFTSYFLVLLEMIMDFHWTYVLFYSPREVKVVAQGFSSANGITVSLDQKYVYVADVIAKNIHIMKKHDNWDLTQVKVIQLGTLVDNLTVDPATGDILAGCHPNPMKLLTYNPEDPPGSEVLRIQDALSDNPRVSTLYANDGSVLQASTVASVYREKMLIGTVFHKALYCEL